From the Colletotrichum lupini chromosome 1, complete sequence genome, the window TGGAACAGGCCCTCTGGATCAACCGAAGCCCGCACTCTTTCCGCCAACTCTCTCTTCTCTGGCTTCAATCTTCCCCAGTAGTCTTGTCGAAAGTATCCATCGTTCATGAACAGGGGCCTGTAGGCGTCTGGAAGAGTGCCGTCTTGGACAAATCCATCAACACGAGACTTCATACCAGTATATAATTTGACCATGGTATCATCAACTGCAGCGTCATCCAGTCGAAACAAGTAGGAGTAATCAAACTCGAAGATGATTCTGTCGAACCCATCATCAAGATCCAGCAGATCGCCACCTCTCTCTCGGCTGATCCGGGCTAGTGACTTCGGTATGGGCTGAAAAGCCATCGAGGCAATGATCCCAGCTACTCCTGACTTTACAGCTGACGTGTTGTACCAATGGTCATAGTAAGATCGCATCACCTTTGCGCCTGCTGCAGCTGGCGGAAGAGGTGTCGTCTCCGTAGCGATAGTGTAAACACTACCTTTCAAGACGAAGACGTTGTTCGCTTTGAGCAAGTCGGTGTAAGACCTCGTCTTACAAGTGTTGAGCGACGATTGGATATCCAAGAATTCGTCAAATACTCCAGATGGAGGCTGTGGTCCGTCGTAGAACAGAAAGAAGATCCAGATGTTGACGCTGTTCAATACAGTCAACTCTGAAGTTGCGATGATGGCTGCCTTTGGATCATGATAATTCTCAGTAAAGTTTCGAATCGCCGCGAGTATCTCATCTGTTTTGTCGCCGCCAAATACCAAGTTTCCGCCCCATATCTGCCCCTTGTATTAGCAGATTCTGTCGCCAATGGGAAGTCGCTGGTTGAGGGACCACAGCACTTACCTGTCCTATTGCATGCGCTTGCAAGTTATACCTTGTTACGATTCCGTACGCATTGCCACCTCCTTTTATGGCAGCAAGAAGGTCCGAATTGGAAGTATTGGAAGCGGTCACTACCGATCCATTTGCAAGTACCATCTCCGCTGACACTATGTTGTTCGACGCCCAGCCGTATTGGGTGCTGAGAAAACTGAGCCCCCCTTTGAAGAACGTTAGATGCCTCATTCCATGCAGGCGCCAAAGTTGAACATCAAGATACCTCCTAGAAGATAGCCACCCACGCCGACATTCCCGATGCGGCCCCCAACGACAGTCACTCCAGTTCCCTCAAGAGCTTCGTGAACCTCTTCCCATTTGTTTCCGGGACCGACGCTGACCGTGTTATTCTCCTTGTGGTACACGACTTCCTTTAGCCCTTTTGTAGAGATCAAAGGGCCACCTTGCACGCTTGCAAAGTAATTGTTCGGGTTGTGTCCTCCCGACTTAACAGCAAACTGCTCTTTGTTATTAAGCAGGGCAGTGACAATAGCTGAAACTTCTGCAGCACTCGTTGGAACCAGGATACAGTCTGGCTTCAGGTTGCTGCAAGCAGTCGACCTACTGGCGGTTAAAATAATTCAGCGCTGGATCAATGAGCCTACCAGTAGTTTTGTTGTTCCTGGGTGTACTCTATCTCAATCCCCTGGTATTGTTGGATCTTCGTCGATGCGGATAGCTGTTGACACGTCGCAGATAGAGACTCAACGCATATTGCCAACCCTAAACACACGAAGAGCGTCAATAGCCTTGATGAATCAATGTTCATGACGGGCAGGATGACAAGAGTTCAAAGTCAGTGATGCAAAGTCTTGCGAGCGTAGTCTGGAGGAGGGGCACGAGAGGCCTATTTAATGTAAATACTCTAGACACATCATGTAACAAGCACAGCTGAGGTCAGATGGGTCTTCCCGCTGCATTTACCAATCAAAATTTCTGGGATGCGATTGCTGTCAAGTTGGACACCTTCCGTAAATGTAGAAATTGGGGCGCCACGATGCTGCTTTAGATGGCATCGCTTGTCAAGTGGATCAGACGATGCGGTCGCATAAGTGCTGACAATCACACACCTTCTTTTCCAGCCACATCGACTACGATAGGAAATCACATCGGCAGGCTGCTAGGTACAACGATGCTGGTGATTGTTCAAAGGCT encodes:
- a CDS encoding FAD binding domain-containing protein, with amino-acid sequence MFPQHLAFHREVVWISEKHDIVVPSSLPITYATASSDPLDKRCHLKQHRGAPISTFTEGVQLDSNRIPEILIGKCSGKTHLTSATTLARLCITDFELLLLTLFVCLGLAICVESLSATCQQLSASTKIQQYQGIEIEYTQEQQNYCNLKPDCILVPTSAAEVSAIVTALLNNKEQFAVKSGGHNPNNYFASVQGGPLISTKGLKEVVYHKENNTVSVGPGNKWEEVHEALEGTGVTVVGGRIGNVGVGGYLLGGGLSFLSTQYGWASNNIVSAEMVLANGSVVTASNTSNSDLLAAIKGGGNAYGIVTRYNLQAHAIGQIWGGNLVFGGDKTDEILAAIRNFTENYHDPKAAIIATSELTVLNSVNIWIFFLFYDGPQPPSGVFDEFLDIQSSLNTCKTRSYTDLLKANNVFVLKGSVYTIATETTPLPPAAAGAKVMRSYYDHWYNTSAVKSGVAGIIASMAFQPIPKSLARISRERGGDLLDLDDGFDRIIFEFDYSYLFRLDDAAVDDTMVKLYTGMKSRVDGFVQDGTLPDAYRPLFMNDGYFRQDYWGRLKPEKRELAERVRASVDPEGLFHNRTGGFKL